From the Exiguobacterium aurantiacum genome, one window contains:
- a CDS encoding EAL domain-containing protein, producing the protein MGNNRFAKIPYRIYTMALAVACLIGVLLFGLGLSYYWKEKHVAVDETVRDLNHASDLAGVESYLVLHHAAKLYETNSEQPTALLSAPYRERALQYNIQLLDDFETGVDEREREALLRFSEQLEDTLNEDGSSRFEAVPFDVIESINRRWLYQGLERTAQENTAYELTDAVMRMQMAFVEGVTNLLAETPNQNRLDFEVTTIANEARLIEEIVATNPSLKTKSVDDLIESALALGRVTAANSTLEARYVNGTSFYEDSHAALQTVRSTANDTLMTERDRYGAFAIAALLLTLLLSAGLLLALCYTRKMYAHDLAHLKARALAIDPSMEPVAESFPPSHDFRGIEDELREIATSVHSTVHTLETQSDDLLRYHERWSSLFSETGLAIALIDDTYNFIERNDVFLQFFGERNLYEINQLFTDTGRRLLREALAGVTENGTSAQFILHLKGEHVRFLNVKIIPLKRGETLTYYLILEDETERVERERKVDRLVRFDLATELYNEYGFLRAWEKQDIDGTFLLIKLNDFHHLVDWYDPTYADLLMTEFARHVEDRLEKYAHHLFGRYRDDTLMLYVKGLRNVDENELLELFPTELLINQKRQTVHLQIGATHTTPNYNDCLFEATKALQHAKETRAPFIWYDSSILAQLQWAALIEQALPEAIEQGHITVAYQPQVELKTGRIVGAEALARWQHPDIGYVPPNEFVRIAERSDQILWLSHSILDLVIQQLIAWRDTPFADISLSYNLSAHSVDPSIVTKLRDMVEMHPWLPERLKIELTESADIMSHTNELDRLEDIADLGYCLSIDDFGTGYASFEAIWHLPIQEVKIDRMYVSGKAKDSTSFLRAVSRFASEQELTSLAEGIETKQDLDRIIAEGVELGQGYYYAPALDATAFETWVNEKRGRLT; encoded by the coding sequence ATGGGAAACAATCGATTCGCTAAAATTCCGTACCGGATTTATACGATGGCCCTCGCCGTCGCTTGTCTCATCGGCGTATTGTTATTCGGGCTCGGCCTGAGCTATTACTGGAAAGAAAAACACGTCGCCGTCGACGAGACGGTGCGCGACTTGAACCACGCCTCCGATTTGGCCGGGGTCGAGTCCTATCTCGTCTTGCATCACGCGGCCAAACTGTACGAGACGAATTCCGAGCAACCGACGGCGCTCTTGTCGGCCCCGTATCGTGAACGGGCGCTCCAATATAATATCCAACTGCTCGACGACTTCGAGACCGGGGTCGACGAACGCGAACGCGAGGCGTTGCTCCGTTTCTCTGAACAGCTCGAGGACACGTTGAACGAGGACGGGTCGAGCCGATTCGAGGCCGTGCCGTTCGACGTCATCGAGTCGATCAACCGACGCTGGCTCTATCAAGGGCTCGAACGGACCGCCCAAGAGAACACGGCCTATGAATTGACCGATGCCGTCATGCGGATGCAGATGGCGTTCGTCGAAGGCGTCACGAACCTGCTCGCCGAGACGCCGAACCAAAACCGGCTCGACTTCGAGGTGACGACGATCGCGAACGAGGCCCGGCTGATCGAAGAAATCGTCGCGACCAATCCATCACTTAAAACCAAATCGGTCGACGATTTGATCGAGAGCGCACTCGCCCTCGGTCGGGTAACGGCCGCCAATTCGACGCTCGAGGCCCGTTACGTCAACGGGACGAGCTTCTATGAGGATTCCCACGCCGCGCTCCAAACCGTGCGTTCGACGGCAAACGACACACTCATGACCGAACGTGACCGTTACGGCGCGTTCGCCATCGCCGCCCTTCTCCTCACGCTCCTGTTGTCGGCCGGCCTCCTGCTCGCCCTATGCTACACGCGCAAGATGTACGCCCACGATTTGGCGCATTTGAAGGCGCGTGCGCTCGCCATCGACCCGAGCATGGAGCCGGTCGCGGAATCGTTCCCGCCGAGCCATGACTTCCGCGGGATCGAGGACGAGCTCCGGGAGATCGCCACGAGCGTCCACTCGACGGTACACACGCTCGAGACACAGTCGGACGACTTGCTCCGGTATCATGAGCGTTGGTCATCGCTCTTTTCCGAGACAGGTCTCGCCATCGCCTTGATCGATGACACATACAACTTCATCGAACGAAACGATGTATTCCTTCAGTTTTTCGGGGAACGGAACTTGTATGAGATCAACCAGCTCTTCACCGACACGGGACGCCGCCTGTTGCGCGAGGCGCTCGCCGGGGTGACGGAGAACGGGACGAGCGCCCAGTTCATCTTGCATTTGAAAGGCGAGCACGTCCGTTTCTTGAACGTCAAGATCATCCCGCTCAAGCGCGGCGAGACGCTCACGTACTACCTCATCCTTGAAGATGAGACTGAGCGCGTCGAGCGTGAACGCAAAGTCGATCGGCTCGTCCGCTTCGACCTCGCCACCGAGCTCTACAACGAGTACGGTTTCCTCCGCGCCTGGGAAAAACAAGACATCGACGGCACATTCCTGCTGATCAAACTGAACGACTTCCATCACCTCGTCGACTGGTACGACCCGACGTACGCCGACCTGCTCATGACCGAGTTCGCCCGACACGTCGAGGATCGGCTCGAGAAGTACGCGCACCACTTGTTCGGACGCTACCGTGACGACACGCTCATGCTGTATGTAAAAGGGCTCCGTAACGTCGACGAGAACGAGTTGCTAGAGCTGTTTCCGACCGAGCTGTTAATCAACCAAAAGCGTCAGACCGTCCATCTCCAAATCGGGGCGACGCATACGACGCCGAATTATAACGACTGCCTGTTCGAGGCGACGAAGGCGCTACAACACGCTAAAGAGACGCGGGCACCGTTCATCTGGTACGACTCAAGCATCCTCGCCCAGCTCCAATGGGCCGCCTTGATTGAACAGGCGCTCCCAGAGGCGATCGAACAAGGCCATATCACCGTCGCCTATCAGCCGCAAGTCGAGTTGAAGACGGGCCGAATCGTCGGGGCCGAGGCGCTCGCGCGCTGGCAACACCCCGACATCGGCTATGTGCCGCCGAACGAGTTCGTTCGCATCGCCGAACGCTCGGACCAGATCCTGTGGCTGTCGCATTCGATTCTCGATTTGGTCATCCAACAGCTCATCGCCTGGCGCGATACACCGTTCGCCGACATCTCGCTATCGTACAACCTATCGGCCCACTCGGTCGACCCGTCAATCGTCACCAAATTGCGTGACATGGTTGAGATGCACCCATGGCTTCCGGAACGTTTAAAGATCGAACTGACTGAATCGGCCGACATCATGTCGCATACGAACGAACTCGATCGGCTCGAAGACATCGCCGACCTCGGCTATTGCCTCTCAATCGATGATTTCGGCACCGGCTATGCCTCGTTCGAGGCGATCTGGCATTTGCCGATTCAAGAAGTGAAGATCGACCGCATGTACGTCAGCGGAAAAGCGAAGGACAGCACGTCGTTCCTCCGCGCCGTCTCGCGCTTCGCCAGTGAACAAGAACTGACGTCGCTTGCCGAAGGAATCGAGACGAAACAAGACTTGGACCGCATCATCGCCGAAGGCGTCGAGCTCGGTCAAGGTTATTACTACGCCCCGGCCCTCGACGCGACCGCGTTCGAGACGTGGGTGAATGAAAAAAGAGGCCGTCTCACTTAA
- a CDS encoding DinB family protein produces MYRTKADFLQDWTKSSTGTLNVLRAVTDEALGQEIVPGHNSLGWIGWHVTTALGYFTNLLGFRLSALKSLTQPTDASAIADQYARYADEISQAAEQFSDDYLLEEVDVHGERKPRGAVLRMMIDHQTHHRGQMTVLLRQAGLTVPGVMGPTKEQMKS; encoded by the coding sequence ATGTATCGAACGAAAGCAGATTTTCTACAAGATTGGACCAAATCGTCGACCGGCACGCTCAATGTGCTCCGCGCCGTCACCGACGAGGCGCTCGGGCAAGAAATCGTCCCAGGCCATAACTCGCTTGGATGGATCGGTTGGCACGTGACGACCGCGCTCGGATATTTCACGAACTTACTCGGCTTCCGCTTGTCGGCCTTGAAAAGTTTGACGCAGCCCACTGACGCATCAGCCATCGCCGACCAGTACGCGCGCTACGCCGATGAGATTAGCCAGGCGGCCGAACAGTTCTCGGACGATTATTTATTAGAAGAAGTCGACGTCCACGGTGAAAGAAAGCCGCGTGGCGCCGTCCTGCGCATGATGATCGATCACCAGACGCACCACCGCGGCCAGATGACGGTGCTCCTCCGTCAGGCGGGACTCACGGTGCCAGGCGTCATGGGGCCGACGAAAGAACAGATGAAGTCGTGA
- a CDS encoding HAMP domain-containing sensor histidine kinase — MKWKLTGSYLVSVLAIVAIVVILNVVILVTLLVNQRTGIDDVESNSGETFTRTFNQYMTLEDGAPVVSPDGVRALEANNAFLQVLDASGRVVSDIDAPATAPDAYSPIELIHIYKYKDDDLVLYFIGEFEDYSYLVGFPEATEGRIVTMIDPQSVLAYLSRAGLILLIVDLAVAALIGLAFTSILTKPVYRLTERIAQLKARDFSTVEPKRPGMYRPVFANLNDVSETLTTYESEREELEKRRKEWMSNVSHDLKTPLASIQGYAELLDDQDLNDSDRRQYAEVIERQALYMKELIDDFNLTMRLQHGDFPLETVETGLEAFVRELVIDVLNDARFSERDISFASTDAETRAIDRHFMKRALLNFLYNALLHNDETVAVRVTVAHDTITIQDDGTGIDAKDLPYIFERYYRGTNTTDALGSGLGMAISRDIIKAHGGTVTVTSARGSGTTILIELPA, encoded by the coding sequence ATGAAATGGAAACTGACCGGCAGCTATTTGGTGTCGGTTCTCGCCATCGTCGCCATCGTCGTCATCTTGAACGTCGTCATTCTCGTGACGCTGCTCGTTAATCAACGGACCGGCATCGATGACGTCGAGAGCAACTCCGGCGAGACGTTCACGCGCACGTTCAATCAATATATGACGCTCGAGGACGGCGCACCGGTCGTCAGCCCGGACGGGGTCCGTGCGCTCGAGGCGAACAACGCGTTCCTGCAAGTGCTCGATGCGTCGGGCCGTGTCGTCAGCGACATCGACGCACCCGCGACGGCACCGGACGCGTACTCGCCGATCGAATTGATTCATATCTATAAATATAAGGACGACGACCTCGTCCTCTACTTCATCGGGGAGTTCGAAGACTACAGCTATCTCGTCGGCTTCCCCGAGGCGACCGAGGGCCGCATCGTCACGATGATCGATCCACAATCCGTGCTCGCCTACTTGTCGAGAGCCGGGCTCATCCTACTCATCGTCGACCTCGCCGTCGCGGCGCTGATCGGCCTCGCCTTCACCTCGATTTTGACGAAACCGGTCTATCGGTTGACCGAACGCATCGCCCAGTTGAAGGCGCGCGATTTCTCGACCGTCGAACCGAAACGGCCCGGTATGTATCGGCCCGTCTTCGCCAACTTGAACGACGTGTCCGAGACGTTGACGACGTATGAGTCGGAACGGGAAGAGCTCGAGAAACGCCGGAAAGAATGGATGAGTAACGTCTCGCACGACTTGAAGACGCCGCTCGCCTCGATCCAAGGTTACGCCGAGTTGCTCGACGACCAGGACTTGAATGATTCCGATCGGCGCCAATACGCCGAGGTCATCGAGCGACAGGCGTTATATATGAAAGAACTGATCGACGACTTCAATTTGACGATGCGGCTCCAGCACGGCGACTTCCCGCTCGAAACGGTCGAGACCGGGCTCGAGGCGTTCGTCCGCGAACTCGTCATCGACGTGTTGAACGACGCGCGGTTCTCCGAGCGTGACATCTCATTCGCGAGTACGGACGCAGAGACGCGTGCCATCGACCGGCACTTCATGAAACGGGCGCTCCTTAACTTCTTGTATAACGCCCTGCTCCATAACGATGAGACGGTAGCGGTCCGTGTCACCGTCGCGCACGACACGATCACGATTCAAGACGACGGCACCGGCATCGACGCGAAAGACCTCCCCTACATCTTCGAGCGCTACTATCGGGGCACGAACACGACCGATGCGCTCGGGAGCGGGCTCGGCATGGCCATTTCCCGGGACATCATCAAAGCGCACGGCGGCACCGTGACGGTGACGAGCGCGCGCGGGTCCGGGACGACGATTCTCATCGAATTGCCGGCATGA
- a CDS encoding DUF3784 domain-containing protein, producing MWGFIIAALILYLLGFAVHRLGWHFLISGYNTMKREDKARVNIKAVARLLGFMCYGIATIFLLIAAIHGLGFGLDIPVEPFFILMLVLVVVTLWRAQKYDGNIYDEDGNIRPGGKKRLIPLVVVLTFLVTFVPGLWFWFSQPTEVTLTDSALVIEGVYGETVPYDEIETVTLTYRPSLDRRTNGAAVGSRLTGHFRTTGGEDVLVFLDRDIEATVRIDWSGKPIYVNVESNEATEALYEEVRLK from the coding sequence ATGTGGGGATTTATCATCGCAGCACTTATTTTGTATTTGCTCGGCTTCGCCGTCCATCGGCTGGGCTGGCACTTTCTCATCTCTGGGTACAATACGATGAAGCGCGAGGACAAGGCGCGCGTCAACATCAAGGCGGTGGCGCGGCTGCTCGGGTTCATGTGTTATGGTATAGCGACGATCTTCCTGCTGATCGCCGCCATCCACGGGCTCGGGTTCGGACTCGACATCCCGGTCGAGCCGTTCTTCATCTTGATGCTCGTCCTCGTCGTCGTCACGCTTTGGCGCGCCCAAAAATATGACGGCAACATCTATGACGAGGACGGGAACATTCGTCCCGGCGGCAAAAAACGGCTCATCCCGCTCGTCGTCGTGTTGACGTTTCTCGTGACGTTCGTGCCGGGCCTTTGGTTCTGGTTTAGTCAACCGACCGAGGTGACGCTCACCGATTCGGCACTCGTCATCGAAGGCGTCTACGGCGAGACGGTGCCATACGATGAAATCGAAACCGTCACGTTGACGTATCGGCCGAGTCTCGACCGACGAACCAACGGTGCCGCCGTCGGCTCACGCTTGACCGGCCACTTCCGGACGACAGGCGGGGAAGATGTGCTCGTCTTCCTCGACCGGGATATCGAGGCTACCGTTCGCATCGACTGGAGCGGCAAGCCAATCTATGTGAACGTGGAGTCGAACGAAGCGACGGAAGCGTTGTATGAGGAGGTACGATTGAAATGA
- a CDS encoding sensor domain-containing phosphodiesterase produces the protein MHEGNTSSQIYRQHQEKLFELVRMPDVTEEAVRQTLHYMCEVVSDMLNVDTVSIWHFDETYASISCQVAYSKESGPSEPTLTVMRGDAPVYFDALRTNRVLPFENVRTHEWVRDLYQQHFVEGQRVNSMLDAPIYANNQAKGVICCETYEPRQWTFIEELIVSTLSDFIAILYLRLDRQEIDEHIAKLAYTDEQTGLMNLNGFIERVDALREQTPHQLGSLIYMRADEFRSVETAIGIQRADDIVIELSERLQQVVDVSLMARVSQSGFLLWTPYGDRIKVKGYADLICETVTNEPFAVGELDVVLTMSAFISIEDKGRSTLEMMDTTRIAANERHVQRGGIAFYEEEMSEKATARLTLEMNLRKGLTLNEFTIYYQPKIEAATGKLNGFEGLMRWVHPKHGLIPPLDFIPIAESTGVIIALEEWALAEACRQLKTWHASGRMYQLALNLSARHFLSDGVVDKLAQIVREMGVCPNYLTFEITESVGMENQQHVIERFIAFREQGFSISIDDFGTGFSAFVYLKHYPIHEIKIDRQFIQVTDNDPTGNVIVQSIIELARGLELKTVCEGIETPEQLDTLRSLGCDEMQGYYFSRPLPIDELEMWIEDYETTKKDSLH, from the coding sequence ATGCACGAGGGGAACACTTCATCACAAATCTATCGACAACATCAAGAGAAACTGTTCGAACTCGTCCGGATGCCCGACGTGACGGAGGAAGCGGTGCGACAGACGCTTCATTACATGTGCGAAGTTGTGTCCGACATGCTCAACGTCGATACGGTCTCGATTTGGCACTTCGATGAGACGTATGCGTCAATCAGTTGCCAAGTTGCTTATTCAAAAGAGAGCGGGCCGAGCGAACCGACGTTGACGGTCATGCGAGGGGACGCACCTGTCTATTTCGACGCGCTACGGACGAACCGGGTGTTGCCGTTTGAGAACGTCCGGACCCATGAATGGGTGAGGGACTTGTACCAGCAGCATTTCGTGGAAGGCCAGCGGGTGAATTCGATGCTCGACGCGCCGATCTATGCAAACAATCAGGCCAAAGGGGTCATCTGTTGCGAGACGTATGAGCCGCGGCAATGGACGTTCATCGAGGAATTGATCGTCAGCACGCTGTCTGACTTTATCGCCATCCTCTATCTCCGGCTCGACCGCCAAGAGATTGATGAACATATCGCCAAGCTCGCCTATACGGATGAACAGACCGGTCTTATGAATTTGAACGGCTTCATCGAACGGGTGGACGCGCTCCGCGAACAGACACCGCATCAGCTCGGCTCGTTGATTTATATGCGGGCGGACGAGTTCCGTTCCGTCGAGACAGCGATCGGTATCCAGCGCGCGGACGACATCGTCATCGAGTTGTCGGAACGGCTCCAACAAGTCGTCGACGTCTCGCTCATGGCACGCGTCTCCCAGTCCGGTTTCTTGCTATGGACGCCTTACGGGGACCGAATCAAAGTCAAAGGATACGCCGATTTGATTTGCGAGACGGTGACGAACGAGCCGTTCGCGGTCGGGGAGCTCGACGTCGTCTTGACGATGAGCGCCTTCATCTCGATCGAGGACAAAGGCCGCTCGACGCTCGAAATGATGGATACGACTCGCATCGCGGCCAATGAGCGTCACGTGCAACGCGGGGGCATCGCTTTTTATGAAGAAGAGATGAGCGAGAAAGCGACGGCCCGACTGACGCTCGAGATGAACCTGCGCAAAGGGCTCACCTTGAACGAGTTTACGATCTATTACCAGCCAAAGATTGAAGCGGCGACGGGCAAGCTGAACGGCTTTGAAGGGTTGATGCGTTGGGTTCATCCGAAACATGGGTTGATCCCCCCGCTCGACTTCATCCCGATCGCCGAGTCGACGGGCGTCATCATCGCGCTCGAGGAGTGGGCGCTCGCTGAGGCATGCCGTCAGTTGAAGACGTGGCATGCCTCAGGACGGATGTATCAACTCGCGCTGAACTTGTCGGCCCGTCACTTCTTGTCGGACGGGGTCGTCGACAAGCTGGCCCAAATCGTCCGAGAGATGGGCGTCTGTCCGAACTACTTGACGTTCGAGATCACCGAGAGTGTCGGGATGGAGAACCAACAACACGTCATCGAGCGCTTCATCGCCTTCCGGGAACAAGGATTCTCGATCTCGATTGACGACTTCGGCACCGGTTTCTCGGCGTTCGTCTATTTGAAGCATTATCCGATCCATGAGATCAAAATCGACCGCCAGTTCATCCAAGTGACGGACAACGACCCGACCGGAAACGTCATCGTGCAGTCGATCATCGAGCTCGCCCGCGGCCTCGAGCTAAAGACGGTGTGCGAGGGCATCGAGACGCCGGAACAGCTGGACACGCTCCGCTCGCTCGGTTGTGACGAAATGCAAGGGTATTACTTCTCGCGACCGCTCCCGATCGACGAGCTCGAGATGTGGATCGAAGATTATGAAACGACAAAAAAGGATTCGCTCCATTGA
- a CDS encoding C40 family peptidase gives MYSFAAIAAVSIIAQADEVAAASTHVVRAGDTLWSISQTHKVSVAQLKASNNLSSDRLAIGQTLKLSGSAPSTVKPAATTATPGPGTVTTANLNMRLAAGTSHKVLVTIPKGKTLNPIQTSGAWTKVSYGGKTGWVHNGYLTTVSVKPATPSTVAPTTATTSKTTANLNLRASKSTNSSVLVTIPKGKSVTVLSIEGSWSHIKYGTKTGFVANTYLTKAASTPTPTPSQPVAPSKPVIKEQSINQSYVTTANLNVRQGPGIGYALVTNIPNGTSVKATKQSGTWVHVTYNGKSGYVSTGYLKQTTTAPSAPVTPNAGDGGAGNESFDYVVNTPSLNVRASASTSSAVIGSVTAGQTLRVVQTSNGWHQIYIGNTTGFVAASYVKAVPKGSVTAPSGSSDGLAKSLAAIAVAKKYVGTPYIWASSNPANGGFDCSGLIHYAFNQAGYSIPRTNVATYWAGSYFGTQLSKTFVPKAGDLVFFENTYTAGPSHMGIMIDADTFIHAGTYGLGYNTISKEPYWKSRVIGYKRP, from the coding sequence ATGTACTCATTCGCAGCCATCGCCGCCGTAAGCATCATCGCCCAGGCCGATGAAGTCGCAGCAGCCAGCACACACGTCGTCCGTGCCGGTGACACACTTTGGTCGATCAGCCAAACACATAAAGTGTCGGTCGCCCAGTTGAAAGCCAGCAATAACTTAAGCTCTGACCGTCTCGCCATCGGCCAGACGCTCAAATTGAGCGGGAGCGCCCCAAGCACAGTAAAACCCGCCGCTACGACGGCCACGCCAGGACCGGGTACCGTTACAACGGCCAATTTAAATATGCGCCTCGCCGCAGGTACATCACATAAAGTGCTCGTCACGATTCCAAAAGGCAAGACGCTCAATCCAATCCAAACAAGCGGCGCTTGGACGAAAGTTAGCTATGGCGGAAAGACCGGCTGGGTACATAACGGTTACTTGACGACCGTATCCGTCAAACCGGCCACACCGAGCACAGTGGCACCGACGACAGCGACGACGTCAAAGACGACCGCCAACTTGAACCTTCGTGCCTCGAAGTCGACGAATTCAAGCGTGCTCGTCACAATCCCGAAAGGCAAGTCGGTCACCGTGTTGAGCATTGAGGGCAGTTGGTCCCACATCAAATACGGCACGAAGACCGGATTTGTCGCCAATACATATTTAACGAAAGCGGCCTCGACACCAACACCGACGCCGAGCCAGCCGGTCGCGCCGTCGAAGCCAGTGATTAAAGAACAGAGCATCAACCAATCTTACGTCACGACGGCGAACTTGAACGTCCGTCAAGGCCCAGGGATCGGCTACGCCCTCGTCACGAACATCCCGAACGGCACAAGCGTCAAAGCGACCAAACAGAGCGGCACATGGGTGCATGTCACGTATAACGGCAAGAGCGGTTACGTCAGTACCGGCTACTTGAAACAGACGACGACGGCACCGAGCGCGCCGGTCACACCGAACGCCGGAGACGGCGGTGCAGGCAACGAATCGTTCGATTATGTCGTCAATACTCCGTCACTCAACGTCCGTGCCTCGGCCTCGACAAGCTCTGCCGTCATCGGCAGCGTTACGGCCGGACAGACGCTCCGGGTCGTTCAAACGTCGAACGGCTGGCATCAAATTTATATCGGCAATACGACCGGTTTCGTCGCGGCGTCATACGTCAAAGCAGTGCCGAAAGGTTCTGTGACGGCACCGTCAGGCTCGTCTGATGGACTAGCGAAGAGTCTTGCCGCCATCGCGGTCGCCAAGAAATATGTCGGCACCCCATATATTTGGGCGTCCTCGAACCCTGCCAACGGCGGATTCGACTGCTCTGGACTCATCCATTACGCCTTCAATCAGGCAGGTTATAGCATCCCACGTACGAACGTCGCCACGTACTGGGCCGGGTCTTATTTCGGAACACAGCTCAGCAAGACGTTCGTCCCGAAAGCGGGCGACCTCGTCTTCTTCGAGAACACGTACACGGCCGGTCCGTCACACATGGGCATCATGATTGACGCGGATACGTTCATCCACGCCGGCACGTACGGACTTGGGTATAACACGATCAGTAAAGAACCATATTGGAAATCACGCGTCATCGGTTACAAACGACCGTGA
- a CDS encoding thioredoxin domain-containing protein has protein sequence MKRFLFLLIGLIVILAACSQSEAVDTTKLHTYTKYELPLQEKVVIGEGEHEIVFVFDYSCPWCKKWMEELLPEIEERWLETGEATFKGQPLVLLNEQSQLLANVDYNVERLIPDRYYEVQRAIGLDSGSDGFGTEAYVRELASEFNLNADELLENHVDIGIQNSRLFTRDFGVAYVPTVYVDGIQLVDAFSLEEMEQVMDGTIKAGDQVELPEN, from the coding sequence ATGAAACGATTTCTATTCTTGCTCATAGGTTTGATTGTCATCCTCGCAGCCTGCAGCCAAAGCGAGGCCGTCGACACGACAAAACTGCACACATACACGAAGTACGAGCTCCCGCTCCAAGAAAAAGTTGTAATCGGGGAAGGAGAACACGAAATCGTGTTCGTCTTCGACTACAGCTGTCCGTGGTGCAAAAAATGGATGGAAGAGCTACTGCCGGAGATCGAGGAGCGCTGGCTCGAGACGGGCGAGGCGACGTTCAAAGGACAGCCGCTCGTCTTGTTGAACGAACAGTCGCAACTGCTCGCGAACGTGGACTATAATGTGGAACGACTCATCCCGGACCGCTACTATGAGGTACAGCGTGCCATCGGACTCGACTCCGGGTCTGACGGGTTCGGGACTGAAGCCTACGTCCGGGAACTCGCGTCCGAGTTCAACCTCAACGCGGACGAATTGCTTGAGAACCATGTCGATATCGGCATCCAAAACTCACGGCTGTTTACACGGGACTTCGGCGTCGCCTATGTGCCGACGGTATACGTCGACGGGATCCAGCTCGTGGATGCTTTCAGCTTGGAGGAAATGGAACAAGTCATGGATGGGACAATCAAAGCCGGTGATCAAGTCGAACTACCCGAGAATTAA
- a CDS encoding UDP-glucose dehydrogenase family protein gives MKFGIIGLGYVGLATLCGLAKAGHEVIGVEKDQPRLLRLMNGEVPFHEPGMADVLRDYPGSITFTDSIADVETVDYLVLAVGTPSKSDGSCDLTFVDEALSEVKSKQKIIIRSTVPPGTTDLLSIMYPAHTFAVVPEFLQEGRALADVLKPHRVVIGSDNLEMSEEVAGIYGRLGVPLVCTSPIDAEFIKYASNAFLATKISFINDLARLADKAGADITTIADGMGLDPRIGRSFLNAGLGYGGSCFPKDMQALLNVAHENELDLPVISAAMHSNDSQMAYVASKVEHKSGIKVAFLGLAFKPETDDMRDAPSVTLARHLALREIDIVGYDPLAKWDYPQAMTPEAALKGADVAILVTEWDELVNLKPEAFDGMRTKRLIDARNAWKYARDPGTVQYEGVGRMQNKANTPSSM, from the coding sequence GTGAAATTTGGAATCATCGGCCTTGGCTATGTCGGGCTGGCCACCCTGTGTGGACTAGCGAAAGCGGGGCATGAGGTCATCGGTGTCGAGAAAGATCAACCGAGACTGCTCCGTCTCATGAACGGGGAAGTCCCGTTCCACGAACCAGGAATGGCAGACGTATTGCGGGACTATCCCGGCTCGATCACGTTCACGGACTCGATCGCCGATGTGGAAACGGTCGATTATCTCGTCCTCGCCGTCGGCACGCCGAGCAAGAGTGACGGCAGCTGTGACTTGACGTTCGTCGACGAAGCCTTGTCTGAGGTCAAGTCGAAACAAAAAATCATCATCCGGAGCACGGTGCCACCGGGTACGACCGACTTGTTGTCGATCATGTACCCGGCCCACACGTTCGCCGTCGTCCCAGAGTTTCTCCAAGAAGGTCGCGCCCTTGCCGACGTGTTGAAACCGCACCGCGTCGTCATCGGCAGTGACAACCTTGAGATGTCCGAAGAGGTCGCGGGCATCTACGGGCGCCTCGGCGTACCGCTCGTCTGCACGTCACCGATCGATGCGGAGTTCATCAAATACGCCTCGAACGCGTTTCTCGCCACGAAGATCAGTTTCATCAACGACTTGGCACGTCTCGCCGACAAGGCCGGGGCGGATATCACGACGATCGCCGACGGGATGGGGCTCGACCCGCGCATCGGGCGTTCGTTCTTGAACGCCGGTCTCGGTTACGGGGGTTCGTGTTTCCCAAAAGACATGCAAGCGCTCTTGAACGTCGCCCACGAGAACGAGCTTGACTTGCCGGTCATCAGCGCCGCTATGCACTCGAACGACTCGCAAATGGCGTACGTCGCCTCGAAAGTCGAGCACAAGAGCGGCATCAAGGTCGCTTTCCTCGGCCTCGCCTTCAAACCGGAGACGGATGATATGCGTGACGCGCCGTCCGTCACGCTCGCTCGCCACTTGGCGTTGCGTGAAATCGATATCGTCGGTTACGACCCGCTCGCCAAATGGGATTATCCACAGGCGATGACGCCTGAAGCGGCGCTCAAAGGAGCGGACGTCGCCATCCTTGTCACGGAATGGGACGAGCTCGTCAACTTGAAACCGGAAGCGTTCGACGGGATGCGGACGAAACGATTGATCGACGCCCGGAACGCTTGGAAATATGCACGTGACCCGGGCACCGTCCAGTACGAAGGGGTCGGCCGGATGCAAAACAAGGCGAATACGCCGTCATCGATGTGA